The Edwardsiella tarda ATCC 15947 = NBRC 105688 region CGGCTCACCGAAGACGATACCATGCTCCGCCAGCGCCTTAGCCTCTTCGATCACTTTAGCCACGTGCAGCAGCGCCTTCGAAGGGATACAACCGACATTCAGACACACCCCGCCCAGGGTGGCATAGCGCTCAACGATAACCGTCTCTAACCCTAAATCCGCGCAGCGGAATGCCGCAGAATACCCTGCCGGGCCTGCGCCAAGTACCACGACCTGTGTTTTGATTTCAGTACTCATCATGACCTCTTTATTGTTTTTCCGGCGGTGTGGATGCACCGTGGCGGCATCCTGGCCTGCACGCCTACCGCCTTCCCCCACCCGTAATCATCACGGTGAGGGCGCGGCTTCCGCCGGGACACCTGTCGCGCATCACAGTTTACAGAGATGTTAATAATTCTGTAAAGAGATGTTCTGTCGTCAGGTGACGCGGGCTATCAAGCTGACGCGAGCCAGCCTCAATCCAGCCATCGATTCAAGAAAAAGGCCGGCCCATAGGCCGGCCTAGGGCTTACATCACCAGACGGCGAATGTCTGACATCACACTATTGATCAGACTGATGAAGCGAGCACCGTCGGCCCCATCGATCACCCGGTGATCATAGGACAACGCCAGCGGTAACATCAGGCGTGGCGTAAACTCTTTGCCATTCCAGACCGGTTTCATCGACGACTTGGAGACGCCGAGGATCGCCACTTCTGGAGCGTTGACGATCGGCGTAAACGCCGTCCCACCGATACCGCCCAGGCTAGAGATAGTGAAGCAGCCACCCTGCATGTCGCTGGCGGTCAATTTGCCTGCACGCGCCTTGGCGGAGAGCTCAGCCAGATCGCGAGACAGCTCGATGATGCCCTTCTTGTTGACATCACGCAGCACCGGAACCACCAAGCCATTCGGCGTATCTACCGCGACACCGATGTTGATATATTTCTTCAACGTCAGGCGCTGAGCATCTTCCGACAGCGAGCTGTTGAAACGAGGCATCGCTTCCAACGCCTTAGCGGCAGCCTTGATGATAAACACCAGCGGGGTGATCTTGACGCCCAGCTTACGCTTCTCAGCCTCGGCGTTCTGCTGTTTACGGAACGCCTCTACCTCGGTGATATCGGTCTCGTCGAACTGGGTCACATGCGGGATCATCACCCAGTTACGATGCAGGTTGGCGCCGGAGATCTTCTGAATACGGCCCAGCTCAACCTCTTCCACCTCGCCAAACTTGCTGAAGTCAACCTTCGGCCACGGCAACAGACCCGGCAACGCGCCACCCGCGGCGGCGGCTGGCGCGCTTTCGGCACGCTTAACCAGCTCTTTCACGTAGGCCTGCACGTCTTCACGCAGGATGCGGCCTTTACGTCCGCTGCCCTTCACCTTCGCCAGATCGAGGCCAAACTCACGCGCCAGGCGACGGATCACCGGAGTCGCATGCACATAGGCCGCATTCTCGCTAAACTCGCTCTTCACCGTATTGCTGCTCTGCGGAGCCGCTGCAGACGGGGTAGCCTGGGCTGGAGCGGCAGGGGCGGCGGCACTCGCCGCCGGGGCTGCGCTTGCCGCAGTCGGCGTGCTGCCAGCTACGCTGAAGGTCATGATCGGCGAGCCCGTTTTAACTTTATCGCCCACCTTGACGCTAATCGCGCTCACGATCCCCGCGAAGGGAGCCGGGACTTCCATCGAAGCCTTATCGCCTTCGACGGTGATCAGGGATTGCTCGGCGCTGATGCTGTCACCGATCTTCACCATGATCTCGGTCACTTCCACTTCATCGCCGCCAATGTCCGGCACGCTGACCGGCTGTTCGGCGCTGGCTGCGGGTGCACTAGAGGCCGCAGCAGCGACGGGCTCGGCGGCGGCCGGCGCACTACCGCCAATACTGAAGGTCATGATCGGCGAGCCGGTCTTCACCTTGTCGCCAGTGGCGATAGTGATTGACTGCACCACGCCGGCGAACGGGGCGGGGACTTCCATTGAAGCCTTATCGCCTTCGACGGTGATCAGCGACTGCTCCGCCTCGACGCTATCGCCGACCTTAACCAAAATCTCGGTGACCTCGACTTCATCGCCACCGATGTCCGGCACCTGTACTTCACGCAGCGCCGCGGCACTGGCCGCGACCGGTGCAACTGCCGGCACAGCCGAGGCAGCCGGCTGAGCCGGGGCCGCATCCGCCGCCTCGAACTCCATGATCAGGGAGCCGGTAGAGACTTTATCTCCAACCGCTACCTTCAGCGCGCTTACCACGCCCGCCTGAGGCGAGGGGACTTCCATCGAGGCCTTATCGCCCTCAACCGTGATCAACGACTGCTCCGCCTCGACGCGGTCACCGACTTTCACCAGAATCTCAGTGACTTCAACTTCATCCGCACCGATGTCCGGTACATTGATTGCAATTGCCATTATTCCGTACCTCTTATGCCAGACGCGGGTTTACTTTTTCCGGATCGATGTTGAACTTGCTGATGGCGTCCGCCACCACAGAAGCGGCGATCTCTCCGCGTTTCGCCAGTTCGCCCAGGGCCGCCACGACCACATAGGAGGCATCGACCTCGAAGTGGTGACGCAGATTCTCACGGCTGTCGGAGCGACCGAAACCATCGGTCCCCAGCACGCGATAGTCGCTGGCCGGTACATAGGTACGAACCTGCTCGGCAAACAGTTTCATATAGTCGGTCGATGCCACGGCCGGCGCATCGTTCATCACCTGAGCGATATACGGCACACGCGGGGTTTCCAGCGGATGCAGCATGTTCCAGCGCTCGCAATCCTGACCATCACGAGCCAGCTCGGTGAAGGAGGTGACGCTGTATACATCGCTGCCTACGCCATACTCGTCAGACAGGATGCGTGCCGCTTCACGGACATGACGCAGCATGGAGCCGGAGCCCAGCAGCTGAACCTTACCCTTGTCGCCCGCCAGCGTATCCAGACGGTAGATCCCGCGACGGATGCCCTCTTCG contains the following coding sequences:
- the aceF gene encoding pyruvate dehydrogenase complex dihydrolipoyllysine-residue acetyltransferase yields the protein MAIAINVPDIGADEVEVTEILVKVGDRVEAEQSLITVEGDKASMEVPSPQAGVVSALKVAVGDKVSTGSLIMEFEAADAAPAQPAASAVPAVAPVAASAAALREVQVPDIGGDEVEVTEILVKVGDSVEAEQSLITVEGDKASMEVPAPFAGVVQSITIATGDKVKTGSPIMTFSIGGSAPAAAEPVAAAASSAPAASAEQPVSVPDIGGDEVEVTEIMVKIGDSISAEQSLITVEGDKASMEVPAPFAGIVSAISVKVGDKVKTGSPIMTFSVAGSTPTAASAAPAASAAAPAAPAQATPSAAAPQSSNTVKSEFSENAAYVHATPVIRRLAREFGLDLAKVKGSGRKGRILREDVQAYVKELVKRAESAPAAAAGGALPGLLPWPKVDFSKFGEVEEVELGRIQKISGANLHRNWVMIPHVTQFDETDITEVEAFRKQQNAEAEKRKLGVKITPLVFIIKAAAKALEAMPRFNSSLSEDAQRLTLKKYINIGVAVDTPNGLVVPVLRDVNKKGIIELSRDLAELSAKARAGKLTASDMQGGCFTISSLGGIGGTAFTPIVNAPEVAILGVSKSSMKPVWNGKEFTPRLMLPLALSYDHRVIDGADGARFISLINSVMSDIRRLVM